In the Mya arenaria isolate MELC-2E11 chromosome 11, ASM2691426v1 genome, one interval contains:
- the LOC128209838 gene encoding uncharacterized protein LOC128209838: MAWIHFCLIACILPWIVQLFDDSAKDKCLKNGNFYCNISRICILTEFVCNGSPACSGGEDESPPACSKEECLKNGNFYCNISRRCIRTQYVCDGIPACSEGEDESSPACSVDECFRRDRTLCFDSLCIPTSSLCDGKFNCPSREDELSIFCNLKYNCESKRSISNGCLGECKPGQFGISCQKTCLETCSNGSCDKSSGLCNMCASGYHGKYCQKTCSDECLNGICNKSSGICKNCTQTYLENCSQECGKGCRERNGFPQCDRQSGKCMNGCKVYHYGNYCNNTCKNCKLDFSSSPCDINGVCQFGCENDYWDKACNTKCSANCQVDEHGKRCNSSTGECINGCTRGWSGKLCDDSTDKENVSVIVIPVIATVVVVIVGIICYLWGRKRFNRQQNERIEPRREFRVGVAPRQRPSGSRRRQSSTLYADINEETMEHNHYICEQNPPDHYDKIKDRKPCICPQCVRERVDPILQRISSGSSSTTFVEPYATCGWGIERRSSIHSYISNSELNTRRNVPTNDSDSGIVPTKELTDDRMPGRSTSHSAGDLAHVCKTDYTNGVNTRPCVAKSKSCIELVCTHEYLDLEELYQTAKAEDKRKLAAKYFDEGEDVFGVIGQFQAKYIHDTEKEESEVLNQNIGQNIESSLVIGRSEQIEESCCANDKDFIVEQQPAQSQNDTKMDDPKDTDGMEDIDEIKQTDSLV, translated from the exons GCATGTATTCTTCCCTGGATAGTGCAGCTATTCGACGACTCAG CCAAGGATAAATGCCTCAAAAATGGCAacttttattgcaatatttcacGGATATGTATCCTCACCGAGTTTGTTTGTAACGGCAGTCCTGCTTGTTCAGGAGGTGAAGATGAGTCCCCTCCTGCATGCT CCAAGGAAGAATGCCTCAAAAATGGCAacttttattgcaatatttcacGGAGATGTATCCGCACCCAGTATGTTTGTGACGGCATTCCTGCTTGTTCAGAAGGTGAAGATGAGTCCTCTCCTGCATGCT CCGTGGATGAATGTTTTCGAAGAGACCGGACCTTATGTTTTGATTCCCTGTGTATCCCCACTAGTTCGTTGTGTGACGGAAAGTTTAACTGTCCAAGCAGGGAAGATGAGTTGTCTATATTCTGCA ATCTCAAATACAATTGTGAATCGAAGCGTTCTATATCCAATGGCTGCTTGGGTGAATGTAAACCTGGTCAATTTGGCATTTCTTGCCAGAAAACGTGTTTAGAAACGTGTTCGAATGGCAGTTGTGATAAATCAAGTGGACTTTGTAACATGTGTGCATCTGGCTATCATGGCAAGTACTGCCAGAAAACATGTTCAGACGAATGTTTGAATGGaatatgtaataaatcaagCGGTATCTGTAAGAACTGTACACAAACGTATTTAGAAAATTGTTCACAAGAATGTGGCAAGGGATGTCGAGAAAGAAACGGTTTCCCACAATGTGACAGACAAAGTGGCAAATGCATGAATGGCTGTAAAGTTTATCACTACGGTAACTATTGcaacaatacatgtaaaaactgCAAATTAGATTTCTCAAGTAGTCCATGTGATATTAACGGTGTGTGTCAGTTTGGATGTGAGAACGATTATTGGGACAAGGCGTGCAACACTAAATGCAGTGCCAACTGTCAAGTTGACGAACATGGAAAAAGGTGTAATTCATCCACAGGGGAGTGTATAAACGGCTGTACTCGTGGATGGAGTGGTAAATTATGTGATG ATTCCACCGATAAAGAGAACGTCAGCGTCATAGTCATACCAGTTATTGCCACTGTGGTTGTCGTTATCGTCGGGATTATCTGCTATTTGTGGGGTCGAAAAAG ATTTAACCGCCAGCAGAATGAACGCATTGAACCGCGCCGAGAATTTCGAGTTGGCGTTGCACCAAGGCAACGACCCTCCGGGTCTCGGAGACGGCAAAGTTCTACCCTGTATGCCGACATCAACGAAG aAACCATGGAACATAATCATTACATCTGCGAGCAAAACCCTCCGGATCACTATGATAAAATCAAAGATCGGAAGCCATGTATCTGTCCTCAGTGCGTTAGGGAAAGGGTCGATCCAATTTTACAAAGGATTTCTTCAGGTTCCTCAAGTACGACTTTTGTGGAACCTTACGCTACCTGCGGGTGGGGTATTGAGAGAAGAAGCAGTATTCACAGCTATATAAGCAATAGTGAGTTAAACACCCGTAGGAACGTCCCAACAAATGACAGTGATAGTGGAATCGTGCCTACAAAAGAATTAACGGACGATAGGATGCCTGGGCGAAGTACCTCACATTCTGCTGGTGACCTTGCTCATGTCTGTAAGACAGATTATACGAACGGAGTAAATACCCGACCTTGCGTTGCAAAATCTAAAAGCTGTATCGAACTTGTGTGCACACACGAATATTTGGACCTTGAAGAACTTTATCAAACAGCCAAGGCCGAAGATAAGCGAAAATTAGCTGCTAAATATTTCGACGAGGGGGAGGACGTTTTTGGTGTCATAGGACAATTTCAAGCGAAATATATTCATGACACTGAAAAAGAAGAAAGTGAAGTGCTGAATCAAAATATCGGACAAAATATAGAGTCTTCACTAGTAATAGGTCGATCAGAACAAATTGAAGAAAGCTGTTGTGCAAATGATAAAGATTTCATTGTTGAACAGCAACCTGCTCAATCCCAAAACGATACAAAAATGGACGACCCAAAAGACACTGATGGGATGGaagatattgatgaaataaaacaaactgattCTCTTGTATAA